A region of Vigna radiata var. radiata cultivar VC1973A unplaced genomic scaffold, Vradiata_ver6 scaffold_70, whole genome shotgun sequence DNA encodes the following proteins:
- the LOC106779941 gene encoding long chain acyl-CoA synthetase 8-like codes for MPLRLSCTQVAVQVCQRFVSYSSFVTGVPFCVYRLLFMFSIDACFQSALFRFILLTVPTIVVQKHEYTLLLGVMITHGNMVATTAVVMTVIPNLGSKDVYMAYLPLAHVFEMAAESVMLTAGCAIGYSSILTLTDSSSKIKKGTRGDANVLKPTLLAAVPAIIDRIRDGVVKKVDDKGGLVKNLFHFAYQRRLTAVKGSWLGAWGLEKLVWETIVFKKIRAALGGKLRYMLCGGAPLSKDSQNFINICMGATTGQAYGLTETFAGATFSEWYDHKVGRVGPPLPCSYIKLVSWEEGGYLTSDKPMPRGEIVVGGFSVTAGYFKNQEKTDEVFKVDEHGMRWFYTGDIGQCHPDGCLEIIDRKKDIVKLQHGEYVSLGKVEAALSSCDYVDNIMVYADPFYSYCVALVVACNHSLEKWAQQAGVEYKDFPDMCNKHETVTEVLQSISKVAKATKLVKSEIPAKIKLLPDPWTPESGLVTNALKIKREQLKAKFKDDLQKLYA; via the exons ATGCCATTGCGGTTATCATGTACACAAGTGGCAGTACAGGTCTGCCAAAGGTTTGTTTCTTATTCAAGTTTTGTAACAGGCGTCCCTTTTTGTGTTTACAGACTCTTATTCATGTTCTCGATCGATGCATGTTTTCAAAGTGCTTTGTTCAGATTCATACTCTTAACAGTCCCAACAATTGTAGTTCAGAAACATGAGTACACTTTGTTATTG GGTGTTATGATTACTCATGGGAATATGGTAGCCACAACAGCAGTTGTTATGACAGTGATTCCAAATTTAGGTAGCAAGGATGTGTACATGGCATACTTGCCCCTTGCTCATGTTTTTGAGATGGCAGCAGAG TCTGTTATGCTAACTGCAGGTTGTGCCATCGGTTACAGCTCTATTCTGACTTTGACTGACTCATCCAGTAAAATCAAGAAAGGAACCAGGGGAGATGCCAATGTTTTAAAGCCCACCCTTTTGGCAGCTGTACCTGCTATTATTGATCGTATTCGAGATGGAGTTGTAAAGAAG GTTGACGATAAAGGGGGGCTTGTGAagaatctttttcattttgcatATCAGCGCAGACTGACAGCTGTAAAAGGAAGCTGGCTTGGAGCTTGGGGATTGGAGAAGTTGGTGTGGGAAACCATTGTCTTTAAGAAAATCCGTGCTGCACTTGGAGGAAAACTCCGTTACATGCTTTGTGGGGGAGCCCCTTTATCTAAAGATTCACAAAACTTTATCAATATCTGCATGGG GGCTACTACTGGGCAAGCATATGGCTTGACTGAAACATTTGCAGGGGCTACATTCTCAGAGTGGTACGACCACAAGGTGGGGCGTGTTGGTCCACCTCTTCCTTGTTCCTACATTAAG CTTGTTTCTTGGGAAGAGGGAGGGTATTTGACATCAGACAAACCAATGCCGCGTGGAGAGATTGTAGTTGGGGGATTCAGTGTAACCGCTGGTTATTTTAAGAATCAAGAAAAAACTGATGAAGTGTTCAAG GTTGATGAGCATGGTATGCGTTGGTTTTATACTGGTGATATTGGACAATGCCATCCTGATGGGTGTCTTGAGATCATAGATAGGAAGAAGGATATTGTCAAACTTCAGCATGGAGAATATGTCTCTCTTGGAAAG GTTGAGGCAGCACTATCATCATGTGATTATGTGGATAATATAATGGTTTATGCAGACCCCTTTTACAGCTACTGTGTGGCTCTAGTTGTTGCTTGTAATCATTCCCTGGAGAAGTGGGCTCAACAAGCTGGTGTTGAGTACAAAGATTTTCCTGATATGTGTAACAAACACGAAACTGTCACCGAGGTCCTACAATCTATTTCTAAG GTTGCAAAAGCTACAAAACTGGTGAAATCTGAAATTCCTGCAAAGATCAAGTTGCTTCCGGATCCATGGACACCTGAATCTGGATTAGTCACTAATGCTCTCAAGATAAAGAGAGAACAGCTGAAAGCCAAATTTAAAGATGACCTTCAGAAGCTTTATGCATGa